The Betta splendens chromosome 2, fBetSpl5.4, whole genome shotgun sequence nucleotide sequence GTTCAGGTTTCTCTAGATGTTCTACCATCATACATCTTCCATCTTCTGCTGCCAACCACTAGATGTCCTTAGACATTTCCCTTTATCCACTTACCTTTCCATTTTAGCTCTCTTACATACTAATTTGCAAACCAGCAGTCTTATTATACACAATTATTAACTCAACTCTTCAACTTGTGTCGAACCATCCTGCAGTTTTCTGTTCTCTTTGTgaaatgtcttcatcctgaacCTGCTTTTACGCTTTCGTTTCCAGCTCATCTTCTAATCACTCACTTCGCTGCACCGGCCTCTGACtccaacagattcttcacattATTACAGGACAACGTTTCTTTAAAGTCAGATTTTAACACCTGTAAAGCTTCACTTTATTCCCCGTTCCAAATTTGATTGAAACCTGGTGCCTGCCCATTCAGCCCAGCAGCAATGTCTCCAAGTCCATAATAGCACCTTCCTATATGTGTGTCCGAGTCCTAAAACCCAATGGAACCATCTGCAGCCATAAAAGCAGCAACTGGAATCACGTAACCCTACAGCAGGGATGACGGTGTGCGTTTTATCACCTACTGTATCACTGAAAGGTGAGGAAAAGCGTGCTGTCACTCAAGAATGCTTCACCTGAAGGATGGACCTTCTTAAATCTGGGTCAGCTCCCCTTCATTCATGTGGAGCAAAGCCAAGTTGTGTCTATTCTGAAtatgttttttgtgttgctaATGTCAGACCTCTGAAAGTAACATTCAGTTCTGCTTTAGCTGTTTCACAAAACAGAAAGTTTTGTACCTTATTTTGCTGCATAACCCACGAtaaaactaggacacaatatTGCACTGAATATAAATATGATGGGCCATATACAAGCGGAAAACCACAAAACTTCCATGTACTGTGGAAGACAGAAGACTGGAAAACTAAGGCACTGAACGCTAAAAAAACACCTGCAAACCCACTAACCTGCTCCAACTATCtctttaaaaagcttttaaatcACTCTCCAGATTTATTTCACAGTGGGGATGCTCAAATAACGAAGCTCTGTGTTCACCATAGTGCATTTAAGGCGTGCATTAAGTTGGCTGAGAGGTTTTCTGGAAGCAGACCCCCGTAGTGCCTCTAAAGTGCTCAGCAATTAGGTGACATTCATTCAACAAGTTATGGGAATAAATGAATAAGGATCTGTCTGAAAGGGCACAGCGCTGCTCTGAGCAGAGGCAGGCAACAATACAGAGCAGGCGACCACGGCATTCCGCTTATTTAAGGCCACGCATTTGAATTTTAATAAGCAGGAAAGGTGCCGTgtggaggaaaaacaggagCTCATCTTTTTATGATGCTGTGGAAGCCACCATTTAGCTCTTTGATACTCCCTCGGCCCTCCAGGGGTATTTCCGGTGACATTTGGTTTATTCGGTTGCTTTATGGGTTAATGCATGTTTTCTTAGACACCGTGTAGTCACAACATCGACCAGAACACAACTATTATCAGTAGTTGTTGCTGGAAAATTGCATCAGTTCACGCATTTGTAAAATTACTGCGAGCAGCGCAGCAGTTCGAACAAGCTTTGTGTGGTCTAAAGGAAAACTGAGAACTCCACAATAAGGCagcagaaaactgaaaataagcCTTACTGAGTACCTGATACAAAAGAGTTGTGTTATTGTAGCATGAGGTGAAAAAAGcactttgtactgtatatacacacctGTCAAGGACTTGCATACATTTAAATCAGACTCTTGCTAACAgaatattttaattgtttgaGATGTTTACAAAGTTGACACTACTATGTAGTACAACAATGCAGTCCCACAGACGGAAAAACACCTAATGAATATATAAATTCAGAAATTGTTCATGTGTAGGTTGGTAAGACATTATGCAAACAGTAACCTGCATCAGCCTGAACCAAAGTTCTGGACTGACATACAGCATTAGGCAGAGTGGAGATGTCTAACAGTGCAGGTAGAGAAAATCAACTCCAAGAAACTAAAAGGCATTTGCAATCTTCACTTCTGCTTCAGTGAAACCCTTTAAGCACTTTTGTGTCACACTTGAATCACCATTCTGAGGTTTTCAGAAACTATTATAATAAGAAACTGAGATAAAACACACTGTGGCTGCATTAGTATGTTATGTGAAAAAGCAGAAGGCTCCAAATGTTACAACATAATATTTATATGGTTGTTTAAAATGGCAACCACTGGGAACATGTCTGCTCTTGTGTCACTTTGTTTCCTTCACCGTTGTGAACCCATTCACCCTGATTCACCACCGTTactacagcaacagcagcccaACATACTCACAACCGTCTCGAACTGCAAAGGTGTAATAgggggaaacaacaacaaatgtcatATCTGACCTGAAGCGACATCAACACCGTGACTCCTGTGTGTAGCTGTAATAGCCCATCAACAGGAATCACGAAACAAACTAATGACACTCATCACTCATCAGACTCCACTTTGGGGCATGCAGAGTGGTTAATTCAAATATGTAAGATGGATCAAAGTCTGCAGATTGACGTCTGTAGGCCGGTGGAGTCATGCCAGAAAGTTAAAGATCTTCAGGGAGTGAGCTTGAAAACATCCAAATGATTCAGGATGCAGCCGATACATGAAGAACAATGATCTGATGACTCACATTACACAGCATCAATTCAATGCATGAAACACAGGGCTTGGAAGTAACTAGTCCTTTTAGTCAGTAATTATACTCGGGTAAGCTCAGCGGTAGCATGAGCCCTAAAATAAAGCCTCTGTGCTACAACCTGGAGAACACTTCAGCTATTAGTCATTATCAAACGCAACAATCAAATGAAGCCAGTTTGAGCAAAACACTATTTCCTGTTCAAATATTGCATTGAGACtaaatttaataattgtttgagggaaaaaaaagagaactcATGCAGTGATTTACAAATAGCATTAGATGAACTGACAAAAAATTTCAATTATTGCAGATAAAACAaaactgtctttttctttttgtctcatACATCATCTCATAACTTCACCAGCTACTGTGTTCATAGTAAACACTAAAATTCTTCTCACTGACAAACTGATATTGACAATGATAATATTATTCTGAATCTGCATTACCGCATGATTATTAGTCACGTAGATAGTGTACTGTATGATTATGTATAATGTGTATGGACACACATTTGCTTTACTCTAGTAGTATTATTAATGCAGAATTTCTAGTGTTGCATTGGTATTTTGACACAATTAATGGCTGGTATATGACTCTACATTAAACTGAAGACACATGTATTCCCTAAccctccaaaataaaaaaggcactTGGTAAACAGAAAAATTGCTCCTCACTTCTTGTCGCCTGTGGTACAACAGTGCCCCCTAAAGggcacatgaacatgaacacgCTGTCTTAATATCAATAAGAAAAAGTATGGAATGTAGCTGCATAGTAATCCCATCTCTAGAACAAATGAGAAAAGTTCAGAGGAAAGCTGATACATGTAGATGTGAATACTTTATGTTCTAAAATTGAATCTAGAGAACACACTTGCACTGTGGTTATTAGTTGCAAATCCCTGTCAGATGGAGCAATGGAGGTTAAAAACCGTTCATTGTAACATTGGTCATAATTAGTCTGTGCGTATTTGCAGTATTTGCAAGTAAATACCCcactttgtaaaaaaaacaaataatgaccTTATAAACAGAAACGATCATGGGATGTAAATCTACATGAACTGAATGATGCATTCATTGTGTTAGCGGTCATTCAGGAATCACTCTGGAGGGCAGAATGTCAGCTGGAAGCCGGTGTCGTGTACGCATGCTCAGTGGGCCGGTTTACGTTGCACGCACGCGCAGTTTGCCTGAGCGGCCACAGTATAAAGCCGCAGGtttctctgtctccttccaCCTTCAGCCATTTTGACAATGTTAGGAGCCGTGGGACGCTGCTGCACCGGGGCTCTGCAGGCTCTCAAGCCTGGGGTCCAGCCCCTGAAGGCTCTCGTTGGATCCCCAGCCGTTCTTTCACGTATGTCCCGCATGACGCGCGCTTTTCGGCCACAGTATACTAACAAAACTTCGCATGTCAGCGCTTGTCAGAGGAGAGCAGGGGCGAAGCTAATGTTAGCTGATGCTAGCAACACGCTGGACGTCCGGCCGGTGTCGTAGCAGGCCCGAATGATCAAACGTTAAATTAGTAAGGTTTTTAAGTTGCTGTTAAACTTTAAATGATCGCTCCAGTTTTAAGACGCTTCTGTTGACATGTGTCGGTCAACAGACGACACCTAGGTTATATTTTACATGCGCTGGCAGTAATGACCTTTGCGTAATGACATGAGGCGGCGGGGCTGCTAACCTAGCTTAGCGTTACCATTGCATTTTTGCAGAATCTTGCGAGACGATTAGCTTTGACAAGGGCAGACGGCCCAGCTGCATCATTCCATTGCacacatgtttgtgtaagtCAACACGTTAAAGCATAACATCATTTGAATACACGTTAAACGCCTTTGCCATTGAATGTTTTGCGCCAGACGCTACGTTAGCATAGTTAGCTCAGTGTATTCCATTCATCTGCCATTGGCCCCACATTAGCGTTTTTCTCGTACTTTCTGCTGATCCAGTTTTTCTGATGTTACTATCGAGGTGCATAATGTTTTGCTAGATGTCTGTTTAATCCTAAACCAGATTTAATAGTAGACAACAGCTACTTGACATTGACGGAACAGCAGTCGCGAAGTTGTCTGACTGCACAAATTGGGCTATCACGTCGGACGTgagagcaaataaaaaacactagTGGACATACAAGATCACGTCGACGCCGAGTTGAATGATTATACTGTTTGTATTTACAGGCAGAGACTATGCCGCACCCGCCGCTGCTGCCAGCGCCGCCACTGGGCGCATTGTTGCTGTCATCGGTGCCGTTGTGGACGTCCAGTTCGACGACGGCCTTCCTCCCATCCTCAACGCTCTGGAAGTCGCCGGCCGTGACTCCAGGCTAGTCCTGGAGGTGGCTCAGCATCTTGGTGAGAGACCTCGATTTCAGGCTTTGCTCATGTACACATGTACCATTCACCAGCAAAACTAAGGATTGCATTTGTGTTTAGGGGAGAACACTGTGCGTACCATCGCTATGGATGGTACTGAAGGTCTGGTTCGTGGACAGAAAGTTCTGGACACTGGTGCCCCCATCAGAATCCCAGTGGGCCCTGAGACCTTGGGCAGGATTATGAATGTGATTGGAGAGCCTATTGATGAGAGGGGTCCCATCACCACCAAGCAGTAAGTTTTATTTTGCAACAAAATGATAGTTTCACAGTAAAGTGTGAAACCTGTCTCAGAATGAAATCACAAAGGTAACTGAccttcaagtgttttttttttcttttaattaatcTGCTCTGTAAGGACTGCACCTATTCATGCTGAAGCCCCTGAGTTCACTGACATGAGTGTGGAGCAGGAGATTCTGGTGACTGGAATCAAGGTGGTGGACCTGCTGGCCCCCTACGCCAAGGGAGGAAAGATTGGTATGTGGCCATGCAGTGTCTGCCTGTCATGAGCATGAATACCAGCTGGCATATGGGTGATGGGCGACTGATCATTTATATCTACTCATCACAGGTCTGTTCGGTGGTGCTGGTGTGGGAAAGACTGTGTTGATCATGGAGCTGATCAACAATGTGGCCAAGGCTCATGGTGGTTACTCTGTGTTTGCTGGCGTGGGCGAGAGAACCCGTGAGGGAAATGATTTGTACCATGAAATGATTGAGTCTGGTGTCATCAACCTGAAGGACACCACCTCAAAGGTGAGGACTGAACGACTATTGTGAGTGAGACTGATAATTGCTAACCTGAGTTGTTGCGCTTGCAAGGTGGCGCTGGTGTACGGACAGATGAACGAGCCCCCAGGTGCCCGCGCCAGAGTGGCTCTGACTGGATTGACCGTGGCAGAGTAT carries:
- the LOC114870420 gene encoding ATP synthase subunit beta, mitochondrial gives rise to the protein MLGAVGRCCTGALQALKPGVQPLKALVGSPAVLSRRDYAAPAAAASAATGRIVAVIGAVVDVQFDDGLPPILNALEVAGRDSRLVLEVAQHLGENTVRTIAMDGTEGLVRGQKVLDTGAPIRIPVGPETLGRIMNVIGEPIDERGPITTKQTAPIHAEAPEFTDMSVEQEILVTGIKVVDLLAPYAKGGKIGLFGGAGVGKTVLIMELINNVAKAHGGYSVFAGVGERTREGNDLYHEMIESGVINLKDTTSKVALVYGQMNEPPGARARVALTGLTVAEYFRDQEGQDVLLFIDNIFRFTQAGSEVSALLGRIPSAVGYQPTLATDMGTMQERITTTKKGSITSVQAIYVPADDLTDPAPATTFAHLDATTVLSRAIAELGIYPAVDPLDSTSRIMDPNIVGAEHYDVARGVQKILQDYKSLQDIIAILGMDELSEEDKLTVARARKIQRFLSQPFQVAEVFTGHLGKLVPLKETIKGFKSILAGEYDPLPEQAFYMVGPIEEVVQKAEKLAEEHS